Proteins from a single region of Haliaeetus albicilla chromosome Z, bHalAlb1.1, whole genome shotgun sequence:
- the LOX gene encoding protein-lysine 6-oxidase isoform X2, translating to MHFAPPGLLLAQLHACIYWSCLWPAGCQQPPPPPLRRDPPPPPAAWRQRIQWENNGQVYSLLSLGSQYQPPRRRQAAEAAGSPILLLRNNGTLPRRAAAARAGAGAGAGAGAGAGAGAGAAAAQPQPQPAAAAQPQPAGGSRGGSGARHWFQAGYQAPAGGGGAAGERGRGAATPAAAGAAGSASSGASRPTSPAGGTGTDGNRSSTGAGGLPPLSSFRPGRDDVMVGDDPYNPYKYTDDNPYYNYYDTYERPRQGSRYRPGYGTGYFQYGLPDLVPDPYYIQASTYVQRMSMYNLRCAAEENCLASSAYRADVRDYDNRVLLRFPQRVKNQGTSDFLPSRPRYSWEWHSCHQHYHSMDEFSHYDLLDASSHRKVAEGHKASFCLEDTSCDYGYYRRYACTAHTQGLSPGCYDTYNADIDCQWIDITDVKPGNYILKVSVNPSYLVPESDYSNNIVRCDIRYTGHHAYASGCTISP from the exons ATGCATTTCGCGCCGCCGGGGCTCCTGCTCGCCCAGCTCCACGCGTGCATCTACTGGAGCTGCCTGTGGCCCGCCGGCTgccagcagccgccgccgccgccgctgcgccgcgaccccccgccgcccccagcCGCCTGGAGGCAGCGGATCCAGTGGGAGAACAACGGGCAGGTGTACAGCCTGCTCAGCCTCGGCTCCCAGTACCAGCCCCCCCGGCGCAGGcaggcggcggaggcggcgggcagccccatcctgctgctgcgGAACAACGGCACGCTGCCGCGgagagccgccgccgcccgagccggggccggggccggggccggagccggggccggggccggggccggagccggagccgccgccgcgcagccccagccccagcccgccGCCGCTGCGCAGCCCCAGCCCGCCGGCGGCAGCCGGGGGGGCTCCGGCGCACGGCACTGGTTCCAGGCCGGCTACCAGGCTCCCGCCGGGGGTGGCGGGGCcgccggggagcggggccggggggccgccacccccgcggccgccggggCGGCCGGGAGCGCCTCCTCGGGGGCGTCGCGACCCACCAGCCCCGCCGGCGGCACCGGCACCGACGGCAACCGGAGCAGCACCGGAGCCGGCGGCCTGCCGCCCCTCAGCAGCTTCAGACCCGGGCGGGACGATGTCATGGTAGGAGACGACCCCTACAACCCCTACAAGTACACGGACGATAACCCCTATTACAACTACTACGACACCTACGAGAGGCCCCGCCAGGGCAGCAGGTACAGGCCCGGCTACGGCACCGGCTACTTCCAGTACG GTCTCCCTGACTTAGTCCCGGATCCCTATTACATCCAGGCGTCCACATACGTCCAGAGGATGTCCATGTATAACTTGAGATGTGCTGCCGAAGAGAACTGCCTGGCGAG TTCAGCTTATCGAGCAGATGTTAGAGACTATGACAATCGGGTGCTCCTGAGATTCCCCCAAAGAGTGAAAAATCAAGGCACGTCAGATTTTCTGCCCAGCAGACCCCGTTACTCATGGGAGTGGCACAGCTGTCACCA ACATTATCACAGCATGGATGAATTCAGCCACTATGACTTGTTGGATGCAAGCTCACACAGAAAAGTTGCTGAAGGACACAAAGCAAGTTTCTGTCTTGAAGATACCTCCTGTGATTATGGATATTATAGACGGTACGCGTGTACAGCGCATACGCAG gGACTGAGCCCTGGCTGCTACGACACTTACAATGCTGATATAGATTGCCAATGGATTGATATTACAGATGTAAAACCTGGAAATTACATTCTGAAG GTGAGTGTAAACCCCAGCTATTTGGTGCCTGAATCTGATTACTCCAACAATATAGTACGCTGCGATATACGCTATACAGGCCACCATGCATATGCCTCTGGCTGTACAATTTCACCGTAA
- the LOX gene encoding protein-lysine 6-oxidase isoform X1, with product MHFAPPGLLLAQLHACIYWSCLWPAGCQQPPPPPLRRDPPPPPAAWRQRIQWENNGQVYSLLSLGSQYQPPRRRQAAEAAGSPILLLRNNGTLPRRAAAARAGAGAGAGAGAGAGAGAGAAAAQPQPQPAAAAQPQPAGGSRGGSGARHWFQAGYQAPAGGGGAAGERGRGAATPAAAGAAGSASSGASRPTSPAGGTGTDGNRSSTGAGGLPPLSSFRPGRDDVMVGDDPYNPYKYTDDNPYYNYYDTYERPRQGSRYRPGYGTGYFQYGLPDLVPDPYYIQASTYVQRMSMYNLRCAAEENCLASSAYRADVRDYDNRVLLRFPQRVKNQGTSDFLPSRPRYSWEWHSCHQHYHSMDEFSHYDLLDASSHRKVAEGHKASFCLEDTSCDYGYYRRYACTAHTQGLSPGCYDTYNADIDCQWIDITDVKPGNYILKVSVNPSYLVPESDYSNNIVRCDIRYTGHHAYASGCTISPY from the exons ATGCATTTCGCGCCGCCGGGGCTCCTGCTCGCCCAGCTCCACGCGTGCATCTACTGGAGCTGCCTGTGGCCCGCCGGCTgccagcagccgccgccgccgccgctgcgccgcgaccccccgccgcccccagcCGCCTGGAGGCAGCGGATCCAGTGGGAGAACAACGGGCAGGTGTACAGCCTGCTCAGCCTCGGCTCCCAGTACCAGCCCCCCCGGCGCAGGcaggcggcggaggcggcgggcagccccatcctgctgctgcgGAACAACGGCACGCTGCCGCGgagagccgccgccgcccgagccggggccggggccggggccggagccggggccggggccggggccggagccggagccgccgccgcgcagccccagccccagcccgccGCCGCTGCGCAGCCCCAGCCCGCCGGCGGCAGCCGGGGGGGCTCCGGCGCACGGCACTGGTTCCAGGCCGGCTACCAGGCTCCCGCCGGGGGTGGCGGGGCcgccggggagcggggccggggggccgccacccccgcggccgccggggCGGCCGGGAGCGCCTCCTCGGGGGCGTCGCGACCCACCAGCCCCGCCGGCGGCACCGGCACCGACGGCAACCGGAGCAGCACCGGAGCCGGCGGCCTGCCGCCCCTCAGCAGCTTCAGACCCGGGCGGGACGATGTCATGGTAGGAGACGACCCCTACAACCCCTACAAGTACACGGACGATAACCCCTATTACAACTACTACGACACCTACGAGAGGCCCCGCCAGGGCAGCAGGTACAGGCCCGGCTACGGCACCGGCTACTTCCAGTACG GTCTCCCTGACTTAGTCCCGGATCCCTATTACATCCAGGCGTCCACATACGTCCAGAGGATGTCCATGTATAACTTGAGATGTGCTGCCGAAGAGAACTGCCTGGCGAG TTCAGCTTATCGAGCAGATGTTAGAGACTATGACAATCGGGTGCTCCTGAGATTCCCCCAAAGAGTGAAAAATCAAGGCACGTCAGATTTTCTGCCCAGCAGACCCCGTTACTCATGGGAGTGGCACAGCTGTCACCA ACATTATCACAGCATGGATGAATTCAGCCACTATGACTTGTTGGATGCAAGCTCACACAGAAAAGTTGCTGAAGGACACAAAGCAAGTTTCTGTCTTGAAGATACCTCCTGTGATTATGGATATTATAGACGGTACGCGTGTACAGCGCATACGCAG gGACTGAGCCCTGGCTGCTACGACACTTACAATGCTGATATAGATTGCCAATGGATTGATATTACAGATGTAAAACCTGGAAATTACATTCTGAAG GTGAGTGTAAACCCCAGCTATTTGGTGCCTGAATCTGATTACTCCAACAATATAGTACGCTGCGATATACGCTATACAGGCCACCATGCATATGCCTCTGGCTGTACAATTTCACC ATACTGA